A section of the Adhaeribacter arboris genome encodes:
- the mobC gene encoding plasmid mobilization relaxosome protein MobC, whose product MEEEIKNWNPKGGRPKKSDKERRDKPVLIKFTEDERNQLYKESEDLGWKQPLVYFRNKLLSKTNSTNHNPQSLFKALNRLNPELNKVGNNINQIARYVNYLDKNNMVDQKFIAEYSTCFKEMIEVQKEYTLAIKAYLRSVSKK is encoded by the coding sequence ATGGAAGAAGAAATCAAAAACTGGAACCCAAAAGGAGGGAGGCCCAAAAAGAGCGATAAGGAGCGGCGGGATAAACCGGTGCTGATTAAATTCACTGAAGACGAGAGAAATCAGCTCTATAAAGAAAGTGAAGATTTGGGATGGAAACAGCCCCTAGTGTATTTTCGAAATAAGTTACTATCCAAGACTAACAGCACCAACCATAACCCACAATCTTTATTTAAGGCACTGAACAGACTAAATCCCGAATTAAACAAGGTCGGTAACAACATCAATCAAATAGCCCGGTACGTGAATTATCTGGATAAGAATAATATGGTGGATCAGAAGTTTATTGCCGAATATAGTACCTGCTTCAAGGAGATGATAGAAGTACAGAAAGAATACACGTTAGCCATTAAGGCTTATCTCCGTTCCGTTTCTAAAAAGTAA
- the traK gene encoding conjugative transposon protein TraK, translating into MINRIESKIRLAFAISIGSFITALVMVGIVCFFAYSLINEQRKKLYVIDHNVPLLVQQTELGANRKVEMESHINMFHLLFFTLPPDDAYIKNNLTKAMYLVDETGLAQYNNLKEKGYYNSILASSALLTIQTDSIVLDQNRHFRYYAKQRVERETSILKRLLVTEGDIQDVPRTVNNPHGLIIKNWKTVVNKDLEHEQKKSF; encoded by the coding sequence ATGATCAACAGAATTGAAAGTAAGATAAGACTGGCTTTTGCCATTAGCATTGGAAGTTTCATAACGGCCCTGGTGATGGTAGGCATTGTTTGTTTTTTCGCCTATTCGCTCATCAACGAACAGCGCAAAAAGTTGTACGTGATCGACCATAATGTTCCCTTGTTGGTGCAGCAAACCGAATTAGGAGCTAACCGGAAAGTGGAAATGGAAAGTCACATTAATATGTTTCACCTACTCTTCTTCACTTTGCCGCCAGATGACGCCTACATCAAAAATAACCTGACTAAGGCAATGTACCTAGTGGATGAAACCGGATTGGCTCAATACAATAACCTTAAAGAAAAAGGGTATTATAATTCCATCCTGGCCAGCTCAGCTCTGCTAACCATCCAAACTGACAGCATTGTATTGGATCAGAACCGGCATTTCCGGTACTATGCCAAACAGCGGGTAGAGCGGGAAACTTCCATTCTTAAAAGGCTTTTGGTAACCGAAGGGGATATTCAGGACGTGCCACGCACGGTGAATAATCCGCACGGATTAATAATTAAAAACTGGAAAACGGTTGTGAATAAAGACTTGGAGCATGAACAGAAGAAATCTTTTTAG
- a CDS encoding ArdC family protein, translated as MKLTLMTSNQKFTQLAEEVTNEVIAQLEQGKVFWKKPWSSYGLPKNYVSDRAYEGFNAFYLNYITGKRKYKTPYFLTFKQAKDLGGNVRKGEKGTQIIFWKIFNNKIGEKTTPAGETKDIVQTKFVPFMWTVFNIDQVEGVSFNLPGDVERTDNQIIEACQNVVNNYLEPAPWIEHGGSEAYYLPAFDKVQMPDIKTFINAQAYHSTLFHELIHSTGHEIRLNRFTEEDKATQFGDINYSKEELVAEMGASFLNAFTGIKEIVFENSVAYLQGWIKKLKDDKTMIIYASTKAFKAAGFILGHKPEHQDQEQQDTEAIEV; from the coding sequence TTGAAACTAACCCTAATGACCTCTAACCAAAAATTCACCCAGTTAGCCGAAGAAGTAACAAATGAAGTAATCGCTCAATTAGAGCAAGGTAAAGTTTTCTGGAAAAAGCCGTGGAGCTCGTATGGATTGCCTAAAAATTACGTATCGGATCGTGCGTACGAAGGCTTTAACGCTTTTTACCTTAACTACATTACGGGGAAAAGAAAATATAAAACTCCGTACTTTTTAACCTTTAAACAGGCTAAAGATTTAGGAGGTAATGTGAGAAAAGGTGAAAAGGGCACTCAGATTATCTTCTGGAAAATATTTAATAATAAGATAGGAGAGAAGACTACTCCAGCCGGCGAAACCAAGGATATAGTACAAACCAAGTTTGTGCCTTTCATGTGGACCGTATTTAATATTGACCAGGTAGAAGGTGTTAGTTTTAATCTTCCGGGTGATGTAGAGCGGACTGACAATCAAATTATAGAAGCTTGCCAGAATGTTGTAAATAACTATCTGGAACCGGCACCATGGATAGAACACGGTGGTTCAGAAGCTTACTATTTACCGGCTTTTGACAAGGTTCAGATGCCTGATATTAAAACCTTCATCAATGCTCAGGCCTACCATTCTACTTTATTTCATGAGTTAATTCATTCTACTGGCCACGAGATAAGATTAAACCGCTTTACCGAAGAAGATAAAGCAACCCAATTTGGAGATATAAATTATTCCAAAGAAGAATTAGTAGCAGAGATGGGAGCGAGTTTCTTGAATGCTTTTACAGGAATTAAAGAAATAGTTTTCGAAAACTCAGTAGCTTATTTACAGGGTTGGATCAAGAAGCTAAAGGATGATAAAACCATGATTATATATGCTAGCACCAAAGCATTTAAGGCAGCCGGTTTTATTCTGGGTCACAAACCCGAACACCAGGATCAAGAACAACAGGATACCGAAGCAATAGAAGTTTAA
- a CDS encoding plasmid transfer protein, giving the protein MRELIDQTIFDLMETLYLDIAELTFNFYSDAQAIAAIAMLLYFALEAYKMIAGDKTIEIMPLMRPFALALVILLWEPFIEVMNFPIKLVNDTAKTMYSAQIDMVEHGHVERLGLIEQVAKKMSEDTGDLEQVKDETQDKDWMEKLGIDLSPLLDKMKGYYLMLTAQINFAFMRLFEYIVIIIFQFCIYIIFLFQIIFAAILVILGPFSFALSIFPGFRDSYLTWIGRYISVGLYSTIAYIIMTISFVLVRYGQEREIEVLKAVLENEELFIAYVGSSSGHISFYLVSLLMAALAMLCIPVISTWIINTTGVSQAFSSVARTGTGLIK; this is encoded by the coding sequence ATGAGAGAGCTTATAGACCAGACTATTTTCGATTTAATGGAAACCTTGTATCTGGACATAGCGGAATTGACTTTTAATTTTTACTCTGATGCCCAGGCAATTGCTGCTATTGCAATGCTGCTTTATTTCGCGTTGGAGGCTTACAAAATGATAGCCGGTGACAAGACCATTGAGATAATGCCTCTAATGCGGCCATTTGCACTGGCACTAGTAATCCTGCTTTGGGAGCCTTTCATTGAAGTCATGAACTTTCCTATCAAATTAGTAAACGACACCGCCAAAACCATGTATTCGGCACAAATAGATATGGTAGAACACGGTCACGTTGAAAGGTTAGGATTGATAGAGCAGGTAGCCAAGAAAATGAGCGAAGATACCGGCGATCTCGAGCAGGTTAAGGATGAAACGCAGGATAAAGATTGGATGGAAAAGCTAGGAATAGATTTGTCTCCTTTACTCGATAAGATGAAAGGTTATTACCTGATGTTGACCGCTCAAATCAATTTCGCTTTTATGCGCCTGTTTGAGTACATCGTGATTATTATCTTCCAGTTTTGCATTTACATAATCTTTCTTTTTCAGATTATATTCGCTGCTATTCTGGTTATTCTCGGTCCGTTTTCCTTTGCCCTGAGTATCTTTCCTGGCTTCCGCGACTCTTACCTTACCTGGATCGGTAGGTACATCTCTGTTGGTCTTTATTCGACCATTGCCTACATCATCATGACCATTTCATTTGTGCTGGTCCGCTACGGGCAAGAGCGGGAAATTGAAGTGTTAAAGGCAGTGTTGGAAAATGAAGAACTCTTTATTGCTTACGTCGGCTCCTCCAGTGGGCACATTAGCTTTTACCTAGTTTCGCTGTTAATGGCGGCGCTAGCTATGCTCTGCATACCGGTAATATCTACCTGGATTATTAATACCACCGGCGTTAGTCAAGCCTTTAGCTCGGTGGCAAGAACGGGTACGGGACTGATCAAATAA
- a CDS encoding ParA family protein has translation MKVFALLNHKGGVGKTTSTINIGAALNRAGKSVLLIDLDPQANLSQSLGIQEPAQTIYGIIKGDYLASDAVLNIRPGLDVIPSTLDLSGSEIELSTKIGRELILREAIEPLKKKYDFILIDCPPSLGLLTVNALTASDKILIPLQAEFLAMQGLAKMLEVVSIIQKHLNKSLELGGVFITQYDSRKVLNKNVFDTITEHFPKKVFATKIRDNVALAEAPATGQDIFTYNSKSAGAADYESLAEEILSKHTKKKSTK, from the coding sequence ATGAAAGTATTTGCCCTTCTCAATCACAAAGGTGGTGTTGGAAAAACCACTAGTACCATTAATATTGGTGCAGCACTTAATAGAGCGGGTAAATCTGTTTTGCTGATTGACTTAGATCCACAAGCTAATTTATCGCAAAGTTTAGGCATTCAAGAACCAGCTCAGACGATTTATGGCATTATCAAAGGCGATTACCTCGCTAGTGATGCAGTATTGAATATCAGGCCAGGGTTAGATGTGATACCATCGACCTTAGATTTAAGTGGTTCTGAAATAGAATTGAGCACTAAAATAGGTCGGGAGCTTATTTTACGGGAAGCAATTGAACCATTAAAAAAGAAGTACGACTTTATCCTGATTGACTGCCCTCCCTCACTAGGTCTGCTTACGGTTAATGCCTTAACTGCTTCTGATAAAATTCTGATCCCGCTGCAAGCCGAATTCCTAGCTATGCAGGGGCTTGCCAAAATGTTAGAAGTAGTTTCAATAATTCAGAAACATCTGAACAAATCCTTAGAGTTAGGAGGTGTTTTCATTACCCAGTATGACAGCCGTAAGGTTCTTAATAAAAATGTATTTGATACTATCACAGAACACTTTCCGAAAAAAGTCTTCGCTACCAAAATTCGCGATAATGTTGCTTTGGCAGAGGCACCAGCTACTGGCCAAGACATCTTTACTTATAACAGTAAAAGCGCGGGTGCAGCCGATTATGAGTCATTAGCAGAAGAGATATTATCCAAACATACAAAGAAGAAAAGCACCAAATAA
- a CDS encoding TraG family conjugative transposon ATPase, which translates to MKAKEFSRPFIGIQTYAYDVLFHEKSDHSVILKITNPVLQYSADADAYTDFHYVFSNIIKILGSGYTIQKLDILALKKFKGQESEDYLSQKYNEAFTGREYRDITTYLTITRNAKRSKFFTYDAKDFKTFERNITKVIDVLQSRGLQPQPLKEKEIISLLNRFVAFNFSDEVYSFNNFSATDESIRIGNRTIKSISLIDIDEINFPAAIKPHTDLNLGYNLPVDLMHFLHSIPGTDCIAYNQTIQIPDQRIELARLNAKKKKHTSMPDPANDLAVADIDRVMADIAKDNQLLVFGHYNIILSANDQVIDRATNYIESSLFNFGIIPSRNATNQMELFRSAIPGNQEELKYYDKFQTTTDAAICLMFKESLLKNEQSDFQIFFSDRQGIPVAIDTSDMPIHTQRMNNRNKFVLGPSGAGKSFFMNHMIRQYALQDTDIIMVDTGHSYSGLCQYYGGRYITYSEEKPITMNPFRIAREEFNEEKREFLKSLVSLLWKGADGSINQTEDSVLSSVISAYYEDFYNQKRAAKYLSFQSFYDFSINKIQEINESESIDFDVKSYRFILKKFCLQGEYGAILNNEMDSSLFDDKFIVFEIDAIKEHKILFPITTIIIMDVFLQKMRHKKNRKALIIEEAWKAIASPLMAGYILYVYKTVRKFWGEAVVVTQELDDIIGNAVVKNSIINNSDTICLLDQTKFKDNFRDIANLLSLNQVEQNKIFTINKLDNREGRGRFKEVYIKRGAKGEVYGVEVSLHEYLTFTTERKEKEALQIYLQKFASYQHGLDAFVEDFKKSGLKLNEFTNYINRTAHEKAPLPA; encoded by the coding sequence ATGAAAGCCAAAGAATTTTCACGGCCGTTCATAGGCATTCAAACCTATGCTTACGACGTTCTTTTCCACGAGAAAAGTGACCATTCTGTAATATTGAAAATTACCAATCCTGTCCTGCAATACTCCGCTGATGCAGATGCTTATACGGACTTTCATTACGTCTTCAGTAACATCATCAAGATTTTGGGTTCGGGTTATACCATCCAAAAGCTAGATATACTGGCACTGAAAAAATTTAAAGGTCAGGAGTCAGAGGATTACCTCAGCCAGAAATATAATGAAGCTTTTACAGGTCGAGAGTACCGGGATATTACAACCTATCTCACTATCACCCGAAATGCTAAACGCTCTAAGTTTTTTACCTATGATGCGAAAGACTTTAAAACCTTTGAGCGCAATATTACCAAGGTAATTGATGTGTTGCAAAGCCGGGGGTTACAGCCCCAACCTTTGAAAGAAAAGGAAATTATCAGTTTGCTGAATCGCTTTGTGGCCTTTAACTTTTCTGATGAGGTTTATTCATTTAATAATTTCTCCGCAACTGATGAAAGCATCCGGATCGGCAATCGCACTATTAAAAGTATTTCGCTCATTGATATCGATGAAATAAACTTTCCCGCTGCCATTAAACCCCATACGGACCTTAATCTAGGCTATAACTTGCCCGTGGATTTAATGCATTTTCTTCACTCTATACCAGGTACCGATTGCATTGCTTATAATCAGACTATCCAGATTCCGGACCAACGAATCGAATTAGCCCGGCTCAATGCTAAAAAGAAAAAACACACCTCGATGCCGGATCCTGCTAATGACTTAGCCGTGGCCGATATAGACCGGGTAATGGCTGACATTGCCAAGGATAATCAGTTGTTGGTATTTGGTCACTACAATATTATTCTCTCGGCCAATGACCAGGTGATAGATCGGGCCACAAACTACATTGAAAGCAGCTTATTTAACTTCGGCATCATTCCTTCCCGAAATGCAACTAACCAAATGGAGTTATTTCGATCTGCTATTCCCGGCAACCAGGAGGAACTTAAGTATTACGATAAGTTCCAGACCACAACCGATGCGGCCATTTGCCTAATGTTTAAAGAAAGTCTGCTAAAGAATGAGCAATCTGATTTCCAGATATTTTTTTCAGACCGGCAAGGTATTCCGGTGGCAATTGATACTAGCGATATGCCTATTCATACCCAGCGCATGAACAACCGCAACAAGTTTGTTCTGGGCCCTTCCGGTGCCGGTAAGTCGTTTTTTATGAATCACATGATCCGACAGTACGCTTTGCAGGACACGGATATCATTATGGTGGATACTGGGCACAGCTATTCTGGCCTGTGTCAATACTATGGCGGCCGGTACATTACCTACAGCGAAGAAAAACCGATTACTATGAACCCGTTTCGGATTGCCCGGGAAGAATTTAACGAAGAAAAAAGGGAGTTCCTTAAATCGCTGGTAAGTCTGCTCTGGAAGGGCGCTGATGGTAGCATTAATCAAACTGAAGACAGTGTTTTATCATCGGTAATTAGTGCTTATTACGAGGATTTCTACAACCAGAAAAGGGCAGCCAAATACCTTTCTTTCCAGTCCTTTTATGATTTTTCAATTAATAAAATTCAGGAAATAAACGAAAGCGAATCTATTGACTTTGATGTCAAGAGTTACCGGTTTATTCTGAAGAAGTTCTGTCTGCAGGGAGAGTACGGCGCTATCCTGAACAATGAAATGGACTCTAGCCTGTTCGACGATAAATTTATAGTATTTGAAATAGATGCCATCAAAGAACACAAGATCCTTTTCCCAATCACGACGATCATTATCATGGATGTGTTCTTGCAGAAAATGCGGCACAAGAAAAACCGCAAGGCCTTAATCATTGAAGAGGCCTGGAAAGCCATTGCCTCGCCACTAATGGCTGGTTATATCCTTTATGTGTACAAAACTGTGCGAAAGTTCTGGGGAGAAGCGGTAGTAGTAACCCAAGAGCTGGATGATATCATCGGAAATGCCGTGGTAAAAAATAGTATTATCAATAACTCCGATACAATCTGTCTTCTAGACCAGACTAAGTTCAAAGATAACTTTCGGGATATTGCCAACCTACTTTCTCTTAACCAGGTCGAGCAAAACAAGATCTTTACCATTAACAAACTTGATAATCGGGAAGGCCGCGGACGCTTCAAAGAAGTGTACATCAAGCGTGGAGCCAAGGGTGAAGTGTACGGGGTAGAAGTGTCGCTGCATGAGTACCTAACTTTTACCACGGAGCGAAAAGAGAAAGAAGCTCTCCAAATATACCTGCAAAAGTTTGCCTCTTACCAGCATGGCTTAGATGCCTTTGTCGAGGATTTTAAAAAATCCGGATTAAAGCTAAATGAATTCACCAATTATATAAACCGAACAGCTCATGAAAAAGCCCCTCTTCCTGCTTAG
- a CDS encoding plasmid transfer protein, with the protein MKKPLFLLSVLAFASHGLFAQQVVFDPTVVSTLVINHSAQQAALSDIKDNEGQIAGYQKAITFKMIQIHEMEQKMYNSLKSVQSIIGQSKNIIYASTIAKDIGKYQLQMLETAKGDPELTIIAAKTELELINRTADLFNYIYQVAVIGTDVNLMSNADRLALIRHVIDELRIMRGLAFGINRKMRLAKYAGLWKAMNPMGLRYPNNSAAIARSLVDEYKSRRK; encoded by the coding sequence ATGAAAAAGCCCCTCTTCCTGCTTAGTGTTTTGGCTTTTGCCTCACACGGACTTTTTGCCCAACAGGTAGTATTTGATCCAACTGTTGTATCTACCCTGGTCATTAATCATTCAGCTCAGCAAGCTGCTCTCAGTGATATAAAAGACAATGAGGGGCAGATCGCCGGTTATCAGAAAGCCATTACTTTCAAAATGATTCAGATTCACGAAATGGAGCAAAAGATGTACAACTCGCTCAAATCTGTGCAATCTATTATAGGGCAGAGTAAGAATATTATCTATGCCAGTACTATTGCTAAGGACATTGGCAAGTATCAGCTGCAAATGTTAGAAACAGCCAAAGGTGATCCGGAGCTCACAATTATAGCCGCTAAAACGGAACTGGAGCTAATTAATCGTACCGCTGATTTATTTAATTACATCTACCAGGTAGCTGTTATTGGCACGGATGTAAACCTGATGAGTAATGCGGATCGATTGGCCCTAATTCGCCATGTGATAGATGAACTGAGGATTATGCGCGGCTTAGCCTTTGGTATCAATCGCAAAATGAGGTTGGCCAAGTACGCGGGGTTATGGAAGGCTATGAATCCAATGGGATTGCGGTATCCGAACAATAGTGCTGCTATTGCCAGGTCTTTAGTAGATGAATACAAAAGCCGGAGAAAGTAG
- a CDS encoding relaxase/mobilization nuclease domain-containing protein, giving the protein MIVKILSSAGSFSGVEYNESKVSLGTAEPLAVENFGLLELNGSARSRAVHEYQQFFKAWSTNERGMIDKPQFHAVISCEGREYSGLELKAIAEQYLEKMGYINNPYLLYFHKDTANNHVHIVSSRVDESGRKINDSFERHRSQAAIKKILGKGLGQQPVEQVTKSLRYNFSSEAQFKMLLESQGLTVTVKAEDYQFIRGGEVQHSISKTQVDDKIKNYVEPTDRSHQLKALFIKYKPALTPEKFTEFMQSKFGAEIIFHTAKGKNIPYGYTIIDHAKEQVFKGSQVMPLAALLTLPTRQDQLKAGAEVIDTLANEENNKVLRYREVKAQLLKLGFELNSNGVVKIWGENKTSFSVSKERMKQLLYNDRLFEAQKFTTTTPDEVEVICKAMFLRKEDAIVLSQLISGEKNKHGEQTMILSDKLTSLLATGKDLGDIAEENKYSFARKSNTVYLIDQKNHTLYNMAQLMSTAPDYSTVEVIDCDRINQNQYSHQLEYSSGTFAEVAGLVFEVLQDNSEEHPEKKRKRKRKD; this is encoded by the coding sequence ATGATTGTAAAAATTCTTTCTTCTGCCGGTAGTTTTTCAGGAGTAGAATATAATGAAAGTAAAGTCAGTTTAGGCACTGCTGAACCGTTGGCTGTAGAAAATTTCGGTCTTCTGGAATTAAATGGGAGCGCCAGGAGCCGAGCTGTCCATGAGTACCAGCAATTTTTTAAAGCCTGGTCTACCAATGAAAGAGGTATGATCGATAAACCCCAATTTCACGCGGTTATTTCCTGCGAAGGCAGGGAATATTCTGGTTTGGAGTTAAAAGCCATCGCCGAACAGTACCTGGAAAAGATGGGTTACATAAATAATCCTTACCTGCTCTATTTTCATAAAGATACCGCCAATAATCACGTGCATATTGTTTCAAGCAGGGTAGATGAATCCGGCCGGAAAATTAATGATTCCTTTGAGCGACACCGCTCCCAGGCTGCAATAAAAAAAATATTAGGTAAAGGCCTTGGCCAGCAACCTGTAGAGCAGGTTACTAAGTCTTTACGTTATAATTTTTCCTCTGAGGCTCAGTTTAAGATGTTGCTAGAGTCTCAAGGTTTAACAGTAACGGTAAAGGCCGAAGATTATCAATTCATCCGCGGAGGCGAAGTGCAACACTCTATTTCTAAAACCCAGGTTGATGATAAAATTAAAAACTATGTGGAGCCCACGGATCGGAGTCACCAATTGAAGGCTTTATTCATTAAATACAAACCTGCTTTAACTCCGGAAAAATTTACGGAATTCATGCAATCAAAATTCGGAGCAGAAATAATATTTCACACCGCTAAGGGTAAGAATATTCCTTACGGCTACACGATTATTGATCATGCAAAAGAGCAAGTCTTCAAAGGTTCTCAAGTAATGCCCTTAGCTGCTTTACTCACGTTGCCAACGCGACAAGATCAGTTAAAGGCCGGAGCTGAAGTAATTGATACTTTAGCCAATGAAGAAAATAATAAAGTGCTGCGGTACCGGGAGGTTAAAGCACAATTATTAAAGCTTGGTTTTGAGCTCAACAGTAATGGAGTGGTAAAAATTTGGGGGGAAAATAAAACCAGCTTTTCGGTTTCAAAAGAAAGAATGAAACAGCTGCTTTACAATGATAGGTTGTTTGAAGCGCAGAAATTTACTACGACTACTCCGGATGAAGTGGAAGTGATTTGCAAAGCTATGTTTTTAAGAAAGGAAGATGCTATAGTGTTATCTCAACTCATCTCGGGAGAAAAGAATAAACATGGGGAGCAGACAATGATCCTTTCAGATAAGCTAACTAGTTTACTAGCTACGGGTAAAGACCTAGGAGATATTGCTGAGGAGAATAAATATTCCTTTGCTAGAAAATCAAATACGGTTTACCTCATAGATCAAAAGAATCATACTCTGTACAATATGGCTCAGTTGATGTCAACAGCACCGGATTACAGCACAGTGGAGGTTATTGACTGCGACCGGATAAATCAGAACCAATATAGCCACCAACTGGAATATAGCAGCGGAACCTTTGCTGAAGTAGCTGGCCTAGTGTTCGAGGTTCTGCAGGATAATTCGGAAGAGCATCCAGAGAAAAAGAGAAAGCGGAAACGAAAAGATTAA
- a CDS encoding DUF4134 domain-containing protein, whose product MKTTLFSKFSKRALLFVLSIAYAVTANAQGGGAAGIDAGASELTTYIDPIGNLILIIGAIVGLVGGVRVYIKWNSGDNDVQKSIMGWVGSCVFLMVVGTIVKAFFGV is encoded by the coding sequence ATGAAAACAACCTTATTCTCTAAATTCTCCAAGAGAGCCTTATTGTTTGTGTTGAGTATTGCCTATGCTGTAACTGCTAACGCGCAGGGTGGCGGTGCGGCGGGTATTGATGCCGGTGCTTCTGAGCTTACAACTTACATTGACCCAATTGGTAATTTAATTCTCATCATTGGTGCTATTGTCGGTTTAGTTGGCGGTGTTCGGGTTTACATTAAATGGAACTCCGGCGATAATGACGTACAGAAATCAATTATGGGTTGGGTTGGTTCTTGCGTATTCCTTATGGTAGTAGGTACCATTGTGAAAGCCTTCTTCGGTGTGTAA
- a CDS encoding ParA family protein, translating into MKIIIANQKGGVGKSTITTLLANYLVLDKKENIIILDMDYQETVFARWEEDKQMYSNDPLYEVMKVDLEEYSKYSHALNEVKTEGHILLDTPGKLDDDNMLAIIKDADLIICPFAYEKTIFESSLFFSKVAHHVNPNIKIVYLPTRIKGTVKYETEGKVKEVLAAYGTIAPKIPDRVALERIDTVSISSEARSLIQEPFDYIYDSYLV; encoded by the coding sequence ATGAAAATCATAATTGCTAACCAAAAAGGAGGTGTGGGTAAATCTACTATTACCACCCTTCTAGCTAATTACCTAGTGCTGGATAAAAAAGAGAATATTATCATTCTCGATATGGATTACCAGGAAACAGTGTTTGCCCGCTGGGAGGAAGACAAGCAAATGTATTCCAATGACCCATTGTACGAAGTGATGAAAGTGGATTTGGAAGAATATTCTAAGTATTCCCATGCCTTGAATGAAGTAAAAACGGAAGGCCATATTTTGCTCGATACACCCGGTAAGCTTGATGATGATAATATGCTAGCCATCATTAAAGATGCGGACCTAATTATCTGCCCGTTTGCCTACGAAAAGACTATTTTTGAAAGCTCGTTGTTTTTTTCCAAAGTAGCTCATCACGTAAATCCGAACATTAAGATTGTATACCTGCCCACCAGAATTAAAGGAACGGTAAAGTACGAAACTGAAGGAAAGGTGAAAGAAGTATTAGCCGCTTACGGAACCATAGCCCCGAAAATACCGGACCGAGTAGCCTTAGAGCGAATTGATACTGTTTCCATCAGTAGCGAGGCTAGATCTTTAATCCAAGAACCCTTTGATTATATATATGACTCATATTTAGTATAG
- a CDS encoding DUF4133 domain-containing protein, protein MESEKGSGFNVYKGLQRPLIFKSLKGKYIYWGMACLLVAFVTGILLSTIIHPVAGIIGLIVIGLGGMGFIHSRQKGGLHSKTKSNGTYIVSPYFKRHSNR, encoded by the coding sequence ATGGAATCCGAAAAGGGATCAGGGTTTAATGTTTATAAGGGGCTGCAACGGCCCCTTATTTTTAAATCCTTAAAAGGAAAATATATCTATTGGGGAATGGCTTGTTTGCTGGTTGCTTTTGTGACTGGTATTCTGCTTTCAACCATAATTCATCCAGTTGCCGGCATTATCGGGTTAATAGTTATTGGTTTGGGAGGCATGGGTTTTATTCATAGCCGGCAGAAAGGCGGCTTACACAGCAAAACTAAATCCAACGGTACCTACATCGTTTCGCCTTATTTCAAGCGGCATTCTAATCGCTAG